Proteins from a genomic interval of Physeter macrocephalus isolate SW-GA chromosome 21, ASM283717v5, whole genome shotgun sequence:
- the LOC102973745 gene encoding V-type proton ATPase subunit G 1-like — protein sequence MASQSQGIQQLLQAEKRAAEKVSEARKRKNRRLKQAREEAQAEIEQYRLQRKKEFKAKEAAALGSHGSCSTEVEKDTQEKMTILQTYFRQNRDEVLDNLLAFVCDIRPEIHENYRING from the coding sequence ATGGCCAGTCAGTCGCAGGGCATCCAGCAGCTGCTCCAGGCCGAGAAGCGGGCCGCCGAGAAGGTGTCCGAGGCCCGCAAGCGAAAGAACCGGAGGCTGAAGCAGGCCAGAGAAGAAGCCCAGGCTGAAATTGAACAGTACCGCCTGCAGAGGAAGAAGGAGTTCAAGGCCAAGGAAGCTGCGGCTCTGGGATCCCACGGCAGTTGCAGCACTGAAGTGGAGAAGGACACCCAGGAGAAGATGACCATCCTTCAGACCTACTTCCGGCAGAACAGGGATGAAGTCCTGGACAACCTCTTGGCCTTTGTCTGTGACATCCGGCCAGAAATCCATGAGAATTACCGCATAAATGGATAG